In the genome of Candidatus Desulfatibia profunda, the window ATAAAACAATTAAAGGAATTGCAATTAATTTCACAAACTGTTATTACAATTTATCTAAATTAATCAAATAATTTAAATAGATTAGAAATTGTAATATTAATTTGCAAATATAAAGTTTCTATTTATATATAGATAACGAATTTGTGGTACTAATATTGCGTAAAAAATATTAAAGTTTTAGGAAAATTTTCCGAAATTATTTAAACAGCTAACAATTTTTGTTAAAAAGTTCTTGACAATATAAACTCTAATGATAAACTTATTAATACTTTAGAATACCCTCTGGCGTTGTCCCACCACAAGGCGTGAGTGGATAAACAACGTCAGATTAGTATATTAAAAGACAATTTGAGAATACCCCATGGCGTTAACCCAACACATAGTAAATGTGAGTTGGGGCCTTGACGTCATGGTAGAAATAACAAAAAATCACCAGAATCTGGTGATTTTTTGTTTTTGGAGGTGTAAATATGGAAAAGGTTTCTGTTTTTATTGATGGGGGCTATCTGGATCATATAATCCAGGATATTGGCAAAAAAGTTGACTATTCAAAGTTGGCAAGGAAATTGTGTGGAAGCGATAATTTTATGCGTGCCTATTATTATCATTGCCTTCCATACCAAAGCGATCCTCCAACAGAAGAAGAGAAAACTCGCTTTAGTAAAGCAAGCGCTTTTTTTGACCGGCTAAAAAGATTGGATAGATTCCAGATTCGTTTAGGAAAGTTGGCAAAAAGAGGCAATTATTCAGATGGAAATCCTATACTTATTCAAAAAAGAGTAGATGTTTATCTTGCAACCGATCTTGTAAAATTTAGCGCACGAAAAGGAATGGATCAAGCGGTATTGCTTACCTCTGATAGTGACTACGTCCCCGCAATTGCAGCTTCAAAAGAATTTGGAGTGATTGTAAAATTGGCATATTATGACAATCTTTCTATAAACCAAGAGTTGCTTGATGCATGTGATGAAAGGTTTTCTTTTTCAGCAAGCTTTTTCGATGATATTTTAAGATAAAAAAGCTTTGAAAAAGCGGGCCGCCCATCAATTATAACATTCTTGTATTTATTTCCGGCGAACTTCATCCAGCCAGTTGTCTAACTTTTGGCGATATTCTGTATAATCGGTTTCCCTGCTGCAATGTTTGCAGGCAACTATATCTAAACCGCCATGCGCGACAATATCAGCCGTGTTACCGCAAAAGATGCAGACAATCTCCTTACTCACCGTTAATCAAGCCTCTTAATTTCCCGGAGCATTTGAATATAACAATCCGCCGCGGCCTAAGCATCATATCATCGCCGGTGGCGGGATTGCGGCCTTTGCGCTGCTTTTTATCTTTTACGCAGAATTTGCCGAATCTGCTGATCATTACATCCTCCCCGGATGCCAGGGTCTTTTTCATGATTCCAAGCAGGGTTTCAACCGCTTTGCCGGATTGTTTATCGTCTAATCCGCTATTTTCGCTGATTTCTTCAACAATTTTCGCCTTGGTAAGTGTCATATTTGGTCCTTTGCGTGCTTTGTGCCTTCGCGTGAGACTATAAATTTGCGATTCGGTATGCCCCGCCCCGGTTGAGAATGAGAGTCAAAATGAAATATCCGAATAATTTCAAAAAAATAGATATACAATTCTTTTCCAGAGGTCAAGACTGAATTTCATGTCAAATAGATACCACCATTCTATCGTTGATTAACGATCCGCCTGATTTGGCGGACCGACATGCCCCAGCGCAGGGCCAGTTCATTGTGGTTGTGGCCTGTGAACTGGTTGCGGATGCGACGATTTCGTTCTTCGAGCTCCAGTTCTTTGATGGTCGGAATGGTGATGCGTATGCCGCCCAGCTCCTCGAACAGCCCTCGCTGAATGGCAAGTCCTGAAGCCGCTCCAAAAGGGTGTCATAGATGTTTTTTAGCAAAGGCCCGGCCTGAATGGGATTTGAGATACTTTTCGAATTTTGCAGCTTTTTCGCGGGAACGAAACCCTATGGCTGTTTCAATTTTCCAAGGGCGATATTTGGAGGTGTGAGCAACTTGACCGTTGTTATGGGCTTTAAGTCTGGATTCCAGATTTTTCGTAAGCCCTGTGTAGTGGTGAGATTCGTTTGTTTCACTGGCTAAAATGTAAACATAATAAAATTCGTTCAAGCCATTGACTCTCCGTTGGCTTGCCAGCTCCGCCGTGGCAGTCTTCGTTCTTCACTGCGTTTCGAACGAAGGATTCTTTATCTGGCTTGCCAAGGCGTAGTTCGAAACGCTTTTAGGGTTGTTATAGTGTAGCCCGGCTTCGCTTGCCAGCTTCGCCGTGGCAGTCTTCGTTCTTCACTGCGTTTCGAACGAAGGATTCTTTATCTGGCTTGCCAAGGCGTAGTTCGAAACGCTTTTAGGGTTGTTATAGTGTAGCCCGGCTTCGCTTGCCAGCTTCGCCGTGGCAGTCTTCGTTCTTCACTGCGTTTCGAACGAAGGATTCTTTATCTGGCTTGCCAAGGCGTAGTTCGAAACGCTTTTAGGGTTGTTATAGTGTAGCCCGGCTTCGCTTGCCAGCTTCGCCGTGGCAGTCTTCGTTCTTCACTGCGTTTCGAACGAAGGATTCTTTATCTGGCTTGCCAAGGCGTAGTTCGAAACGCTTTTAGGGTTGTTATAGTGTAGCCCGGCTTCGCTTGCCAGCTTCGCCGTGGCAGTCTTCGTTCTTCACTGCGTTTCGAACGAAGACTGGTGGAGGCGGCGGGAGTCGAACCCGCGTCCGGAAATCTTCCGCACAAGCTTCTACATACTTATCCTGAATTTTGGCATTCGCCTTTTCAAGTCTCCTCCAGGCGCGATACTTGAAAGGCTATCCCGTAAGATGGTTCGCCGGTCCGGTAACAGGATTTAGGGACCGGCTATCCTGCTTGTCGACGCCCTTGCCGGATTAGCAGGAATGGTCCAACAGGGCGTTAGCCATTAAGCGGCTAATGCGTAGCTATAATCGTCTGCGATTATGTTTAGTTTCCCACCGTTTTTACAAGCTGGCAGGCGCTTGGTATGCAACTTGAGCTTCTTTATCCCCGTCGAAGCCGTTTCGCCCCCATATTGTGAAAGAACATTTTACCCAAGCCGAGCGTTTTAAATTATAGACTTGAAAATCGCTCAATTTGGGTTTTATTTAATATTGATATTAATCCACTTGCAAAGAGATGTCAATGTTTACCTTATTTATATTCTTTTTTGGACCTTTCCAAGTCCCGTTCCTGATCGCGCCTTCTGATGGATTCACGCTTGTCATACTTGCGTTTACCTTTGGCAAGGGCCAGGGTCAGTTTGACCTTTCCACTTTGAAAATAAACCTTTAGGGGGATCAGGGAGTACCCCTTTTCATTGACCTTGGCGTAGAGCTTGTTGATTTCATATTTATGCAAGAGCAGCTTTTTTCTTCTTAAGGAATCATGATTATCATAAGACGCAAAGGGATAGGGACCGATGTGCATCTGGTAAACAAACACCTCTCCGTGTTTTATCCTGGCATAGGCATCCTTAAGGTTGACGCGGCCGAGCCGTAAGGATTTGACTTCGGTTCCCAGCAGAACCATCCCCGCCTCGTAAACATCCTCGATAGAATAGTTATGCCGGGCTTTTCTGTTTTCAGCGACGATCTTTATATGGCTTGAATTCAAAAGGTATTATCCCCTAATTGACGACATTAATCAGTTGACCAATTTTATCTTGAGGTAAATAGTTTGTCGGAAAGAATACGGCCGTAATTTTCCTGCACCAGCTCCATGATGCCTTTGGTCGAGGTTTTCTTTAGAACTTCCTTTAACAGGGAGCGGGCCTCTGTTACCGAAAGAGATCGTATCATTTTCTTGGCCGCCGGTATGGATTGCGGGTTCATGCTCAAATTTTCCATCCCCAATCCTAAAAGGATCGGCAGATTGATCGGGTCCCCGGCCATTTCACCGCACATAAAGACATTGATACCGGTATCTTTGGCCACATCGGCAACATGTTTGACCATGCGGATGATAGCAGGATGCAGTGGTTGATACAGATGGGCAACCTTCTTGTTCACCCTATCCACCGCGAGGGAAAACTGAATCAGATCGTTGGTGCCGATACTGAAAAAATCAACATCTTTTGCCATTACATCCGCCAGGATCGCTGCTGAAGGAACCTCGATCATAATTCCGACTTCGATCTCCGGGTCAAAATCGACACCTTCCTTTTCCAGAGAAGTTGCCGCCTCTTTCAAAATCCTTTTGGCCTCAAGAATTTCTTCATGACATGAGATCATGGGAAGCAAAATCCTGACATGGCCGTACGCAGAGGCCCTTAAGATGGCCCGCAATTGAGTCTTGAATATATCGGGTTTTTGCAGGCAGTAGCGAATACCGCGCAGCCCTAAAACGGGATTGGTCTCGTCGGAATTCGATGTGAAGGAAGCCGCTTTATCACCGTCGATATCGAGCGTTCGAATCGTTACCGGCCGGGGCGTCATGACCTCGACGACATCTTTGTATTTATCAAAGAGCTCGTGTTCACTGGGAAAATCAGGCCTGCTCAAATATTGAAACTCCGTCCGGTAAAGGCCGATGCCGTCTCCGCCGTAGGCCATAACCGATACAACCTCTTCCGGAAGCTCGATGTTGCCCATCACCTGCAGCAACACACCGTCCAGGGTCTCTGCCGGCAGATGACTTTCTCGCGAAATAACCGCTTTATGCGCTTCATACTCGGCCTTGCGTTCTTCGAACCGGATCAGGGTCTGGTCGGTGGGATTAATAATAACAATCCCGGAGGTGCCGTCCACAATGATGATGTCATCGTTTTTAATAATGCGGGTTGCGTTATCAAGGCCCAGAACCGCAGGAATCTCAAGGGTACGGGCAATGATGCCGGTGTGTGATGTCTTGCCGCCGCGATCGGTGACAAAGCCCATGACCTTTTCCAGTTGAATCTGGCTGGTCTCTGCGGGAGAAAGGTCAAAAGCAACCAGGATGACACGTTTGTTGATCGAAGCGATACTCTCGGCTTCGGCTCCGACCAGATTCCGCATAATACTCTCCGATACATGGCCGATGTCGTCAGCCCGACTCCGCAGGTAAGGATCGGTCATATTGCTGAACATCGATTTTAGGTCCGATACCGCCATTTTGAGTGCCCATTCGGCATTGAGCTGCTCATTTTCGATGGTCTCGATTGTCCGTCCATACAGCATCTTGTCTTTGAAAAGCACCATATGGGACTCAAGAATGTGGGCATGCTGGCGCAGGTCCTCGGGTGTTTGTTCAATGATGGATTGAAGCTCGTCTTTGGCTTTCTTTACAGCGGCCTTGAAACGTTTTATTTCGTCTTTTATACTCGTTTCACTGACAAAATATTTCTCGACAACGTCCACACCTTCCCTGCCGACCAGATATGCTTTTCCGATACATACACCCGGTGAGGCAGCGATGCCATGGAGTTGTATTTCTTTGTCGTCGGTATTCATAATATCGGTTTACTCCTCGAAACCTTTTTCAACGAGTTTCACAAGATCGTTCAATTTTTCAAGATCCGCGCGATCGTTAATTTTTATTGTTATCTTCGAACCCTGCACACAGACCAGCGTGAGGATGTCGATAATGCGCGAGGCATCGGCTTTGGTATCGTCCTTTATAATCCAGATATTTGATTTGGCGTTTTGGACACATTTTGCAATTTTTGCTGCCGCCCTGGCATGCAAACCAAGCGTGTTAACGATGACAACCTCCCTGGTGAGTTCCTTATCCAAGCCGTCCATAGCATACGTTTTATTTTGATATTCCGCCCGGATACCATGTCACGGTAATTCCAGAAGCCTGATACGTTGTGTTTTTTAGCACATTTTCTGGGCAGTCTTCATGAAATATTCGGGATAAAATACAACCCTAATTGAGCGTAAACCAATCGGATCTTTCGGCATCCTCGACTTTCGCTCAACCAAGGTGCAACCATGAAGTTTCCGGATGGGAACCGATGACAAAAAACGAAAAATTTTTGACGGAAAATATAAATTTTTTATCAACCTCCTTTGTATTTGTCAATCTGTAATCATTGACAAAAGATAGAATAGCTGTTAAAAATTTTATTTTTGAATATTACATACAACATCTTGAAATTGCAACAAATTATTTTTGTGTGTTTCAAACGATCGCCAGAGCAGGGAGAAAAAACATGAAGGAAAAAATAGTGATTTACGGCAAGGATACCTGACCCTATACAACTGAGGCTCGTGAAGCTTTTGCCCAAAAAGGCCGGAAAGTGGAATATTATGATGTGCGCCTTGATGCCGGCAGGATGGACGCTATGCTGAAATATTCCGACGGCGTGCGTAAGGTTCCGGTCATTGTTGACCAGGGCAAGGTCACCATTGGATTTAACGGCAAAACATGAGGGGTTTAGGTAGATTCGGCTGGAGGCCGAACTGTTACCATCCATAAAAGGCTCTTTTTCCGATTTATGAATTGGAAACAATACTATTTGATTACCAAAGAAAAGGGAAGACTGTGAACAGATTGGAAAAACAATTTTTGATTGACGAATTCAAAATCGGAGAAGCCTGGCGGCTGTTCAAAATCATGGGAGAATTTGTTGAAGGGATCGATACACTCCATGAAATAGGTCCTGCCGTGACTTTCTTCGGTTCTGCCAGAATAAAACCCCGTGATCCGATATATAAAAAAACCGAAGAAATCGCAGCGCTTTTTGCCAAAAACGACTTCGCCGTCATCACCGGCGGGGGTGGGGGTGTTATGGAGGCTGCCAACAAAGGGGCTGCCGAGGCGGGGGGGACTTCCGTTGGGCTGAATATTCTGCTGCCGTTTGAGCAAAAACCGAACCAATATGCCAATATTAAACTCGATTTCAAATACTTTTTTATCCGCAAGGTCATGTTTATTAAATATGCCACCGCCTACATTATCATGCCCGGTGGCTTCGGTACCCTGGATGAGCTTTTTGAGGCCGTAACGCTGATTCAAACCCAACGAATCAGACCGTTTCCGCTGATTTTGGTCGGTTCCGACTACTGGAGAGGGCTGATCGACTGGATTAAATCTTATTTGCTTGCAGAAAAACGGATATCACCGAAAGATCTCGATATCCTGCAGGTCATGGATGATACTGAAGAAATATTCAAGGCGGTGCAAAAAGTGGTGATTCTTTAAATTTGAATTCCCCGCTGCTTGTCGAAGCGGAGCGTAGATCCCGCCAGATCGGGGCAGCGCGGGATGAATTCAAATAAAAGATAGTAACCTCTTTAAGGCGAAAGTGCGGTTAGCCTTTCGCCAAACTGATCCCGCAGCCTATGCTGCGGAAGTTTCATAAAATCGTAACACGATTTTATTTCTCTTGATTAATAGGAAATATTTTACAATAATACGTTACGATAAGTGAATGATATTCAGAAAATTATTAAGATACAGAGTCAAGTTTGGCCGGCTGGTAATTATTAAGATCTTCGGATCTCTTTTTTTTGTGAACTCGTTGGCCGCCGGAAGTCTGGTGCGTTCGTGAAAAGGAAGGCAGAGGATATTGGGAGTATCTGGTGAAACTAAAACGCGAGACGTTCTCCTGGAGTTCGAAGACATTCACATGAGCTTTGGGAAGGTTCTTGCGCTGGCCGGCGTGAACCTGAAAATCAGAAAAGGGGAGATTCATTCCGTGATCGGGCCCAACGGTGCCGGCAAGACGGTAATGATGAACTGTGTCAACGGTCTTTACAGGCCGCAGCAGGGAAGTATTTATTATAAAAAGCAAAAGATTAATAAACTCAAACCTTACCAGCGGGCTATGCTGGGAATTGCCCGAACGTTTCAAAAAGTTGAAGTTTTTGGCGGTATGACCGTGCTCGACAACATCCGCCTGGGTCGTCATATCCATTATAAATTCGGCGTTATCAGCGGATCATGGTATGCCGGCAAAACCGCCCGGGAAGAAATTAAGCATCGCAGCTTTATCGAAGAAGAAATTATAGATCTTCTGGAGATCGAACATATTCGCCACAAACCGGTCGGGATGTTGCCGTACGGCTTGCAAAAACGCGTCGAACTGGGCCGGGCCCTGGCCCTGGAGCCTGAACTTCTGATCCTTGATGAACCCCTGGCGGGCCTCAATCTCGAAGAGGTCGAAGACATGGCCAGATTCATACTAGACATCAATGAAGAAGAGCGCTGGAAGATTACCTGCCTTCTTGTCGAGCACGATATGGGCGTGGTGATGGACCTTTCCGATCGTGTTTTTGTGCTCAATTTCGGCAACATGATCATAGACGGCACGCCCGATGAGGTTCAGAATCATCCCGAGGTGATCAAAGCCTATCTGGGGGAAGAGGATCTGTATGCCACACGCAGATAAAACAGGACAAGGCCCAAGCGGATAGATATGGACATCAGCAAAGATCTGACAATTCCCAAGCTGTTTTATGAAAAGGCCAAGAAATACGGCAAGCATAGAATTGCCATGCGGGAAAAAGAGCATGGTATCTGGCGTCCGATCTCATGGCATGATTATTTTGAAAATGTCAAATACCTCACCTTGGGACTTATCCGTCTGGGCCTTAATCGCCAAGATAAAGTCGCCATGATCGGTGTTAACCGCCCGGAAGGCCTGTGGGCCGAGATGGCCACCATCTGTGCCGGAGGCATTGGCGTCTGGCTGTTCCAGGACTCCTTGATTGAGGAAGTCAAGTATATTATTGAGCATTCCGATACCAAATTTTTGTTCGGCGAGGGCCAGGAAGAAGTCGACAAAGCCATTTCAATTTTCGATGAATGCCCCAAGCTGAAAAAGATAATATGGGACAACCCCAAAGGGATGCGAAATTATGATCAGGACATTCTCATCAGCCTTAAAGAAGTGCAACAAATGGGCCGGGAACTTGAAAAGGAAAAGCCGGATCTGTTTGAAGAGATAATCAATACGGGGCACGGGGATGACGTGGCACTTCTTTTTTATACTTCAGGAACGACCGCGCTGCCCAAAGGTGCGCTGCTGTCGCATTATAACATGTTGACCATGGGCAGCAATCTCATGGCCGTCGATCCCTGTTACGAGACCGATGATTACGTGTCGTATCTTCCATTTGCCTGGATCGGCGAGCAGATGATGTCGATTTCCTGCGGCCTGCAGATCGGATACACCATCAATTTTCCCGAAGATCCTGAAACCGCCCAGGAGAACATCCGTGAGATCGGCCCGCATGTGATGTTCGCGCCGCCGCGCATGTATGAGCAAATGACCCGCACGGTCCAGGTCAGATACCTGGATGCTTCCTGGATAAAGCGCAAGTGTTACGAGATTGCCAACAAAATCGGTTATCACGTGGCCGACCTTAAATTTCAAAAAAAAACGGTCCCCTGGTTCTGGATGCTCCTGGAACGGCTGGTCTACATCGGTGTCCAGAAAAAACTAAAGGATCACTTGGGGCTTTCGCGTGTGCGCAATGCCTATACAGGCGGGGCCGCCATGGGGCCCGATCACTTTCGTTTCTTTCATTCCCTGGGTGTCAATCTAAAGCAGATTTACGGGCAGACGGAAATCGCCGGGATTTCGGTGGTCCACCGCAAAGGAGACATCAAATTTGACACGGTTGGCATTCCGATTCCGGGAACCGAGATAAAAATCACCGCTGACGGCGAAATTCTCAGCAAGAGCCCATCGGTTTTTTTGGGGTATTATAATAATCCGGAGGCAACCGCCCAGACCCTCAAAGACGGCTGGCTCCATTCCGGCGACAGCGGATTTATCGACGACGACGGTCACCTGGTTGTTTTTGACCGCTCTAAAGACGTCATGACCTTAAGCGACGGCCGGACCTTTGCGCCTCAGTATCTGGAAACCCGCTTGAAGTTCAGTCCGTATCTGAGGGATTCTTGGGTTATCGGCGACAAGCGCCCTTACGTAACGGCGGTCGTTTGTATCGATTATTCGGTAGTCGGCAGGTGGGCCGACGAGAAAAAACTTACGTATACCAGCTATTCGGAGCTGTCGCAGAAACCCGAAGTCTATGACCTTGTGGAAGAACAGATCCGGCGGGCCAACAAAGATCTTCCCGAAGTCGCCAGGATCAAAAGGTTTATCAACCTGTACAAAGAATTCGATGCCGATGATGATGAACTCACGCGCACTCGGAAACTGCGACGGTCGTTTGTGGAAAAACGCTATGAGGACATTATGGATGCCCTTAACTCAGACCAGGATCATGTGCACATTGACACCACCATTACCTATGAGGACGGGCGCGTATGCCATATTAAGACGGATTTGCATATTCGAACCGTAACGGATTGATGAATTCGAAAAAAGTCGAATTCATCTTACAAAACACCCTCGTAAAAAGGTCGCTTTTCTGACTTTTTGCGAGACCATCAATTTTCAACAGCCAATTTCCATTAAAGGAGAAAACAGATGGATGTGTTTTTGATGACCCTGACAACGGGTATCATGGTCGGCGGCATCTATGCACTCATTGCCCTGGGGTGGGTGCTGATCTATAAATGTTCGGGTGTGCTGAACCTGGCAATGGGCGAGATGACCCTCATCGGTGCCTATATTTCCTTGAGTTTTTATTCCATGGGCGTTCCCTTTCTGCTGGCGCTGCTGCTCTCGGTGATCATCGGGCTGGTTCTGGGTATTCTGACCGAAAGAATTTTTTTGGACCGGCTGATCGGCGAGCCTGTTCTGACGGTGATCATGG includes:
- a CDS encoding ABC transporter ATP-binding protein yields the protein MSFGKVLALAGVNLKIRKGEIHSVIGPNGAGKTVMMNCVNGLYRPQQGSIYYKKQKINKLKPYQRAMLGIARTFQKVEVFGGMTVLDNIRLGRHIHYKFGVISGSWYAGKTAREEIKHRSFIEEEIIDLLEIEHIRHKPVGMLPYGLQKRVELGRALALEPELLILDEPLAGLNLEEVEDMARFILDINEEERWKITCLLVEHDMGVVMDLSDRVFVLNFGNMIIDGTPDEVQNHPEVIKAYLGEEDLYATRR
- the ptsP gene encoding phosphoenolpyruvate--protein phosphotransferase, whose translation is MNTDDKEIQLHGIAASPGVCIGKAYLVGREGVDVVEKYFVSETSIKDEIKRFKAAVKKAKDELQSIIEQTPEDLRQHAHILESHMVLFKDKMLYGRTIETIENEQLNAEWALKMAVSDLKSMFSNMTDPYLRSRADDIGHVSESIMRNLVGAEAESIASINKRVILVAFDLSPAETSQIQLEKVMGFVTDRGGKTSHTGIIARTLEIPAVLGLDNATRIIKNDDIIIVDGTSGIVIINPTDQTLIRFEERKAEYEAHKAVISRESHLPAETLDGVLLQVMGNIELPEEVVSVMAYGGDGIGLYRTEFQYLSRPDFPSEHELFDKYKDVVEVMTPRPVTIRTLDIDGDKAASFTSNSDETNPVLGLRGIRYCLQKPDIFKTQLRAILRASAYGHVRILLPMISCHEEILEAKRILKEAATSLEKEGVDFDPEIEVGIMIEVPSAAILADVMAKDVDFFSIGTNDLIQFSLAVDRVNKKVAHLYQPLHPAIIRMVKHVADVAKDTGINVFMCGEMAGDPINLPILLGLGMENLSMNPQSIPAAKKMIRSLSVTEARSLLKEVLKKTSTKGIMELVQENYGRILSDKLFTSR
- a CDS encoding AMP-binding protein, which encodes MDISKDLTIPKLFYEKAKKYGKHRIAMREKEHGIWRPISWHDYFENVKYLTLGLIRLGLNRQDKVAMIGVNRPEGLWAEMATICAGGIGVWLFQDSLIEEVKYIIEHSDTKFLFGEGQEEVDKAISIFDECPKLKKIIWDNPKGMRNYDQDILISLKEVQQMGRELEKEKPDLFEEIINTGHGDDVALLFYTSGTTALPKGALLSHYNMLTMGSNLMAVDPCYETDDYVSYLPFAWIGEQMMSISCGLQIGYTINFPEDPETAQENIREIGPHVMFAPPRMYEQMTRTVQVRYLDASWIKRKCYEIANKIGYHVADLKFQKKTVPWFWMLLERLVYIGVQKKLKDHLGLSRVRNAYTGGAAMGPDHFRFFHSLGVNLKQIYGQTEIAGISVVHRKGDIKFDTVGIPIPGTEIKITADGEILSKSPSVFLGYYNNPEATAQTLKDGWLHSGDSGFIDDDGHLVVFDRSKDVMTLSDGRTFAPQYLETRLKFSPYLRDSWVIGDKRPYVTAVVCIDYSVVGRWADEKKLTYTSYSELSQKPEVYDLVEEQIRRANKDLPEVARIKRFINLYKEFDADDDELTRTRKLRRSFVEKRYEDIMDALNSDQDHVHIDTTITYEDGRVCHIKTDLHIRTVTD
- a CDS encoding integration host factor subunit alpha, which produces MTLTKAKIVEEISENSGLDDKQSGKAVETLLGIMKKTLASGEDVMISRFGKFCVKDKKQRKGRNPATGDDMMLRPRRIVIFKCSGKLRGLINGE
- a CDS encoding NYN domain-containing protein, whose protein sequence is MEKVSVFIDGGYLDHIIQDIGKKVDYSKLARKLCGSDNFMRAYYYHCLPYQSDPPTEEEKTRFSKASAFFDRLKRLDRFQIRLGKLAKRGNYSDGNPILIQKRVDVYLATDLVKFSARKGMDQAVLLTSDSDYVPAIAASKEFGVIVKLAYYDNLSINQELLDACDERFSFSASFFDDILR
- a CDS encoding TIGR00730 family Rossman fold protein; protein product: MGEFVEGIDTLHEIGPAVTFFGSARIKPRDPIYKKTEEIAALFAKNDFAVITGGGGGVMEAANKGAAEAGGTSVGLNILLPFEQKPNQYANIKLDFKYFFIRKVMFIKYATAYIIMPGGFGTLDELFEAVTLIQTQRIRPFPLILVGSDYWRGLIDWIKSYLLAEKRISPKDLDILQVMDDTEEIFKAVQKVVIL
- a CDS encoding GIY-YIG nuclease family protein, with protein sequence MNEFYYVYILASETNESHHYTGLTKNLESRLKAHNNGQVAHTSKYRPWKIETAIGFRSREKAAKFEKYLKSHSGRAFAKKHL
- the smpB gene encoding SsrA-binding protein SmpB, encoding MNSSHIKIVAENRKARHNYSIEDVYEAGMVLLGTEVKSLRLGRVNLKDAYARIKHGEVFVYQMHIGPYPFASYDNHDSLRRKKLLLHKYEINKLYAKVNEKGYSLIPLKVYFQSGKVKLTLALAKGKRKYDKRESIRRRDQERDLERSKKEYK
- a CDS encoding HPr family phosphocarrier protein, whose translation is MDGLDKELTREVVIVNTLGLHARAAAKIAKCVQNAKSNIWIIKDDTKADASRIIDILTLVCVQGSKITIKINDRADLEKLNDLVKLVEKGFEE